In Numenius arquata chromosome 20, bNumArq3.hap1.1, whole genome shotgun sequence, the following proteins share a genomic window:
- the RNF207 gene encoding RING finger protein 207 isoform X2, with amino-acid sequence MAGGIFSPLGTCSELEKANCHPLVCLLCHEPYQHPCLLDCYHNFCASCLRGRASDGRLRCPLCGHPSVVRGGTGLPPVDRLLQFLVDSSADGEEDVQCANCDRHCAKAELDTMYFCNTCGQPLCAPCREETHRAKMFARHEIVSLSKRTKDIHKKCPLHEEPYIMFSTEKKSMLCINCFRDMQGESRAHCIDIETAYMQGCERLDQAVMAVKELQTSTREAIVLLKAMIEEVRNSASEEEAAINSLFGRMQEQLSERKKTLLKAVQSQHEEKEKAFKEQLAHLASLLPTLQVHLVTCSAFLSSANKAEFLDLGYQLMERLQRIVKLPHRLRPAQTSKINSEYRAEFARCLEPLLMLSPRRSVVGSAGTIGPGIAGANMLPGGQCSKTLIVPGCPPAGDKMSSGPMVRKPTMHRYISTKVLLAEGRETPFAEHCRNYENTYRMLQTEIQGLKDQVQELHRDLTKHHSLIKTEIMSEILQKSLQMDVQIAAHYSAVEMMRSVFEEVWEETYQRVANEQEIYEAQLHDLLQLRQENSCLTTITKQIAPYVRSIAKVKERLEPRLQEPREPKEEQALMLLKICDDSEGAPRDGCRGQQKSRAEGAARKEFAP; translated from the exons ATGGCCGGCGGCATCTTCTCCCCGCTGGGGACCTGCTCGGAGCTGGAGAAGGCCAACTGCCACCCACTGGTCTGCCTGCTCTGCCACGAGCCCTACCAGCACCCCTGCCTGCTCGACTGCTACCACAACTTCTGCGCCAGCTGCCTGCGGGGCCGCGCCAGCGACGGCCGCCTGCGCTGCCCGCTCTGCGG GCACCCCTCGGTGGTGagggggggcacagggctgccCCCCGTGGACCGGCTCCTGCAGTTCCTGGTGGACAGCTCGGCCGACGGCGAGGAAGACGTTCAGTGTGCCAACTGCGACCGGCACTGTGCCAAGGCG GAGCTGGACACCATGTACTTCTGCAACACCTGCGGGCAGCCCCTCTGCGCCCCATGCCGCGAGGAGACCCACCGCGCCAAGATGTTCGCCCGCCATGAGATCGTCTCCCTCTCCAAGCGCACCAAGGACATCCACAAGAAGTGCC CGCTGCATGAGGAGCCCTACATCATGTTCTCTACCGAGAAGAAGTCCATGCTCTGCATCAACTGCTTCAGGGACAtgcaggg GGAGAGCCGGGCACACTGCATCGACATCGAGACAGCGTACATGCAGGGCTGTGAGCGGCTGGACCAGGCGGTGATG GCCGTGAAGGAGCTGCAAACCTCCACACGCGAAGCCATCGTCCTCCTCAAGGCCATGATCGAGGAGGTGCGCAACAGCGCCAGCGAGGAGGAGGCAGCCATCAACTCCCTCTTCGGCCGCATGCAG GAGCAGCTCTCTGAGAGGAAGAAGACGCTCCTGAAAGCCGTTCAGAG ccagcatgaggagaaggagaaggcatTCAAGGAGCAGCTCGCACACCTCgcctccctgctgcccaccctgcaG gtccACCTGGTGACCTGCTCAGCCTTCCTGAGCTCCGCCAACAAAGCCGAGTTCCTGGACCTGGGCTAC CAACTGATGGAGAGGCTGCAGCGGATTGTGAAGCTGCCACACCGCCTGCGGCCAGCCCAGACCAGCAAG ATCAACAGCGAGTACCGGGCAGAGTTCGCCCGCTGCCTGGAGCCCCTGCTGATGCTCAGCCCCCGCCGCTCCGTGGTGGGCAGTGCCGGCACCATCGGTCCTGGCATCGCCGGCGCAAACAT GCTCCCCGGCGGCCAATGCTCCAAGACCCTCATTGTGCCCGGCTGCCCCCCTGCCGGCGATAAAATGTCCAGCGGCCCCATGGTGCGGAAGCCGACGATGCACCGGTACATCAGCACCAAGGTCCTGCTGGCTGAGGGGCGAGAGACCCCCTTCGCCGAGCACTGCCGCAACTACGAGAACACCTACCGG ATGCTGCAGACGGAGATCCAGGGCCTGAAGGACCAGGTGCAGGAGCTGCACCGCGACCTCACCAAGCACCACTCGCTCATCAAGACGGAGATCATGAGCGAGATCCTGCAGAAGTCCCTGCAGATGGATGTGCAGATCGCGGCTCACTACTCCGCCGTGGAGATGATGCGCAGCGTCTTCGAGGAG gTCTGGGAGGAGACGTACCAGCGGGTGGCAAACGAGCAGGAGATCTATGAAG cccagctccacgaCCTGCTGCAGCTGCGGCAGGAGAACAGCTGCCTGACCACCATCACCAAGCAGATCGCACCCTACGTCCGCTCCATCgccaaggtgaaggagcggctgGAGCCCAG GCTGCAGGAGCCCCGGGAGCCCAAGGAGGAACAGGCATTGATGCTGCTCAAGATCTGCGACGACAGCGAAGGGGCACCAAG AGACGGCTGCAGGGGCCAGCAGAAAAGCAGGGCCGAGGGCGCTGCCCGGAAAGAGTTCGCACCGTAG
- the RNF207 gene encoding RING finger protein 207 isoform X1, with translation MAGGIFSPLGTCSELEKANCHPLVCLLCHEPYQHPCLLDCYHNFCASCLRGRASDGRLRCPLCGHPSVVRGGTGLPPVDRLLQFLVDSSADGEEDVQCANCDRHCAKAELDTMYFCNTCGQPLCAPCREETHRAKMFARHEIVSLSKRTKDIHKKCPLHEEPYIMFSTEKKSMLCINCFRDMQGESRAHCIDIETAYMQGCERLDQAVMAVKELQTSTREAIVLLKAMIEEVRNSASEEEAAINSLFGRMQEQLSERKKTLLKAVQSQHEEKEKAFKEQLAHLASLLPTLQVHLVTCSAFLSSANKAEFLDLGYQLMERLQRIVKLPHRLRPAQTSKINSEYRAEFARCLEPLLMLSPRRSVVGSAGTIGPGIAGANMLPGGQCSKTLIVPGCPPAGDKMSSGPMVRKPTMHRYISTKVLLAEGRETPFAEHCRNYENTYRMLQTEIQGLKDQVQELHRDLTKHHSLIKTEIMSEILQKSLQMDVQIAAHYSAVEMMRSVFEEVWEETYQRVANEQEIYEAQLHDLLQLRQENSCLTTITKQIAPYVRSIAKVKERLEPRLQEPREPKEEQALMLLKICDDSEGAPRDASPSSKEGALASPGEGYEPSGASRDPSPQSRDGCRGQQKSRAEGAARKEFAP, from the exons ATGGCCGGCGGCATCTTCTCCCCGCTGGGGACCTGCTCGGAGCTGGAGAAGGCCAACTGCCACCCACTGGTCTGCCTGCTCTGCCACGAGCCCTACCAGCACCCCTGCCTGCTCGACTGCTACCACAACTTCTGCGCCAGCTGCCTGCGGGGCCGCGCCAGCGACGGCCGCCTGCGCTGCCCGCTCTGCGG GCACCCCTCGGTGGTGagggggggcacagggctgccCCCCGTGGACCGGCTCCTGCAGTTCCTGGTGGACAGCTCGGCCGACGGCGAGGAAGACGTTCAGTGTGCCAACTGCGACCGGCACTGTGCCAAGGCG GAGCTGGACACCATGTACTTCTGCAACACCTGCGGGCAGCCCCTCTGCGCCCCATGCCGCGAGGAGACCCACCGCGCCAAGATGTTCGCCCGCCATGAGATCGTCTCCCTCTCCAAGCGCACCAAGGACATCCACAAGAAGTGCC CGCTGCATGAGGAGCCCTACATCATGTTCTCTACCGAGAAGAAGTCCATGCTCTGCATCAACTGCTTCAGGGACAtgcaggg GGAGAGCCGGGCACACTGCATCGACATCGAGACAGCGTACATGCAGGGCTGTGAGCGGCTGGACCAGGCGGTGATG GCCGTGAAGGAGCTGCAAACCTCCACACGCGAAGCCATCGTCCTCCTCAAGGCCATGATCGAGGAGGTGCGCAACAGCGCCAGCGAGGAGGAGGCAGCCATCAACTCCCTCTTCGGCCGCATGCAG GAGCAGCTCTCTGAGAGGAAGAAGACGCTCCTGAAAGCCGTTCAGAG ccagcatgaggagaaggagaaggcatTCAAGGAGCAGCTCGCACACCTCgcctccctgctgcccaccctgcaG gtccACCTGGTGACCTGCTCAGCCTTCCTGAGCTCCGCCAACAAAGCCGAGTTCCTGGACCTGGGCTAC CAACTGATGGAGAGGCTGCAGCGGATTGTGAAGCTGCCACACCGCCTGCGGCCAGCCCAGACCAGCAAG ATCAACAGCGAGTACCGGGCAGAGTTCGCCCGCTGCCTGGAGCCCCTGCTGATGCTCAGCCCCCGCCGCTCCGTGGTGGGCAGTGCCGGCACCATCGGTCCTGGCATCGCCGGCGCAAACAT GCTCCCCGGCGGCCAATGCTCCAAGACCCTCATTGTGCCCGGCTGCCCCCCTGCCGGCGATAAAATGTCCAGCGGCCCCATGGTGCGGAAGCCGACGATGCACCGGTACATCAGCACCAAGGTCCTGCTGGCTGAGGGGCGAGAGACCCCCTTCGCCGAGCACTGCCGCAACTACGAGAACACCTACCGG ATGCTGCAGACGGAGATCCAGGGCCTGAAGGACCAGGTGCAGGAGCTGCACCGCGACCTCACCAAGCACCACTCGCTCATCAAGACGGAGATCATGAGCGAGATCCTGCAGAAGTCCCTGCAGATGGATGTGCAGATCGCGGCTCACTACTCCGCCGTGGAGATGATGCGCAGCGTCTTCGAGGAG gTCTGGGAGGAGACGTACCAGCGGGTGGCAAACGAGCAGGAGATCTATGAAG cccagctccacgaCCTGCTGCAGCTGCGGCAGGAGAACAGCTGCCTGACCACCATCACCAAGCAGATCGCACCCTACGTCCGCTCCATCgccaaggtgaaggagcggctgGAGCCCAG GCTGCAGGAGCCCCGGGAGCCCAAGGAGGAACAGGCATTGATGCTGCTCAAGATCTGCGACGACAGCGAAGGGGCACCAAG ggacgCCTCGCCCAGCAGCAAGGAGGGGGCTCTggccagccccggggagggctaTGAGCCCAGCGGTGCCTCCAGAGACCCCTCCCCACAAAGCAGAGACGGCTGCAGGGGCCAGCAGAAAAGCAGGGCCGAGGGCGCTGCCCGGAAAGAGTTCGCACCGTAG
- the ICMT gene encoding protein-S-isoprenylcysteine O-methyltransferase, with protein sequence MMAAAAAAGPRRGQLGREARASLAAFLLGASVAALPVALGSPPALLASPGLRGRLALALHVAGVNAALLLLYPRPLYKIAVRACFLGFAFGCGLLLSAGRSAWRHFGWYMCSLSLFHYSEYLVTAINNPRSLSLDSFLLNHSFEYNLAALSSWVEFTLEKLLFPELKQITWLSTVGLLMVIFGDCLRKAAMLTAGSNFNHIVQNEKSDTHTLVTSGVYGWFRHPSYVGWFYWSIGTQVLLCNPICVVGYALASWRFFRERIEEEEITLIHFFGEEYLEYKRKVPSGLPFIKGVKVEL encoded by the exons atgatggcggcggcggcggcggcgggtccgcGGCGGGGGCAGCTGGGCCGGGAGGCCCGCGCCAGCCTGGCCGCTTTCCTGCTGGGCGCCTCGGTGGCGGCGCTGCCGGTGGCGCTGGGCTCCCCCCCGGCTTTGCTGGCCTCCCCCGGCCTGCGCGGCCGTCTGGCGCTCGCCCTACACGTGGCGGGCGTTAAcgcggcgctgctgctgctctacCCGCGGCCGCTCTACAAG ATCGCCGTCCGGGCCTGCTTCCTGGGCTTCGCCTTCGGCTGCGGGCTGCTGCTCAGCGCCGGCCGCTCCGCCTGGCGCCACTTCGGATG GTACAtgtgctccctctccctcttccactACTCCGAGTACCTGGTGACGGCCATCAACAACCCGCGCAGCCTCTCGCTGGACTCCTTCCTGCTCAACCACAGCTTCGAGTACAACCtggctgccctctcctcctgggTGGAGTTCACGCTGGAGAAGCTCCTCTTTCCAG AGCTGAAGCAGATCACCTGGCTGAGTACTGTAGGGTTGTTGATGGTGATCTTTGGGGATTGTCTGAGGAAAGCGGCCATGCTCACAGCTGGCTCCAACTTCAACCATATTGTTCAGAATGAGAAATCGGATACTCATACTTTGGTGACAAGTGGGGTGTATGGGTGGTTCCGGCACCCGTCTTACGTGGGATGGTTTTACTGGAGTATTGGAACACAG GTGTTACTCTGCAATCCCATCTGCGTGGTGGGCTACGCGCTGGCGTCCTGGCGCTTCTTCAGGGAGCGGATCGAGGAGGAGGAGATCACGCTCATTCACTTCTTTGGAGAAGAGTACCTGGAGTACAAAAGAAAGGTGCCATCGGGTCTCCCTTTTATTAAAGGAGTCAAAGTGGAACTGTAA
- the ACOT7 gene encoding cytosolic acyl coenzyme A thioester hydrolase, whose translation MSEPGAAGPGPAAIQVSRIMRPDDANIAGNVHGGTILKMIEEAGAIISTRHCNSQAGEPCVAALARVERTDFLSPMCIGEVANVSAEITYTSRHSVEVQVNVMSENILTGAKKVTNKATLWYVPLSLKNVNKVVEVPPIQYARKEQEDEGKKRYEEQKLDRLETKQRNGDVIFPVINPEPHTVGYSQSSLIHLVGPSDCTLLGFVHGGVTMKLMDEVAGIVAARHCKTNIVTASVDAINFHEKIKKGSVITISGRMTFTSNKSMEIEVFVDADPFVDESRGRYRAVSAFFTYVSLSKEGKPLPVPQLLTETEDEKRRFEEGKGRYLQTKAKRQAQMQQAAQH comes from the exons ATGTCGGAGCCGGGGGCCGCGGGCCCGGGGCCGGCCGCCATCCAGGTCTCCAG GATCATGCGCCCGGATGACGCCAACATCGCGGGGAACGTCCACGGGGGGACCATCCTGAAGATGATCGAGGAGGCGGGAGCCATCATCAGCACCCGCCACTGCAACTCCCAGGCTGGG GAGCCCTGCGTGGCCGCGCTGGCGCGGGTGGAGCGGACGGACTTCCTCTCCCCGATGTGCATCGGCGAGGTGGCCAATGTCAGCGCCGAGATCACCTACACCTCCCGGCACTCTGTGGAGGTGCAGGTCAACGTCATGTCCGAAAACATTTTAACAG GGGCGAAGAAGGTGACGAACAAGGCGACGCTGTGGTATGTGCCGCTGTCCCTGAAGAACGTCAACAAGGTTGTTGAGGTTCCCCCCATCCAG TATGCGAGAAAGGAGCAGGAGGATGAGGGGAAAAAGCGTTACGAGGAGCAAAAGCTGGATCGGCTGGAAACTAAGCAGAGAAATGGCGACGTGATTTTCCCTGTCATCAACCCAG AGCCGCACACCGTTGGCTACAGCCAGTCCAGCCTGATCCACCTGGTGGGGCCGTCGGACTGCACGCTGCTGGGCTTCGTGCACGGAG GTGTCACCATGAAGCTGATGGACGAGGTCGCTGGGATCGTGGCCGCCCGCCACTGCAAGACCAACATTGTCACTGCCTCGGTGGATGCCATCAACTTCCACGAGAAGATCAAAAAAG GCAGCGTCATCACCATCTCGGGGCGCATGACCTTCACGAGCAATAAATCCATGGAAATCGAAGTCTTTGTGGATGCCGACCCATTTGTGGACGAGTCTCGGGGTCGGTACCGTGCTGTCAGCGCCTTCTTCACCTACGTCTCCCTCAGCAAGGAGGGGAAGCCCCTGCCTGTCCCGCAGCTGCTG ACGGAGACGGAGGATGAGAAGCGGCGCTTcgaggaagggaagggcaggtACCTCCAGACGAAAGCCAAGCGGCAGGCGCAGATGCAGCAGGCTGCCCAGCACTGA
- the ESPN gene encoding espin isoform X1 — protein sequence MALERALLAARQGDVEALRGLRAAGLLRPGLRDALGASPAHHAARAGRLAALRYLAAETALRGDARARNGATPAHDAAATGNLACLQWLLTQGGCGVQDTDNSGATILHLAARFGHHEVIDWLLRFGGSDPTVATDTGALPVHYAAAKGDFPSLRLLLGHCPSTLSAQTKTGATPLYLACQEGHLEIIQYLVQDCGADPHARAHDGMTPLHAAAQMGHNTVIVWLMSFTTVSLSERDAEGATAMHFAASRGHAKVLSWLLLHGGEITTDSWGGTPLHDAAENGELECCQILVVNGADLSIRDQDGYTAADLADYNGHSHCAQYLRTVENMSVEHRVLSRDPSADGECRQPDSGMSSPNTTASVPQAHFEVGSPASTLSNYDSCHSSQSSTGEKRGGPPGAPAARECGAGGRGAGDMQAYMDMLNPEMRPRGRGPAGEGPPPPPPPTFPPPPPPPPATRPPPPPPGYPAPAPPTAPHTADIYVRAKNNLRHVETQALHQELASRESSPEGLRRADSTRRSRNFGKQPSTGDYYKHLGHGAAEQPGPRRMAHSEEASPISADTMRNGESKPGAELPPPPPPPPLPDAACPPPPPPPPPAETPAGPRRSSSSTGRGKALRQMKSTKSFNMMSPTGDNSELLAEIKAGKSLKPTPQSKGFTTIFSGSGQAGANAESPASSPSPTRTPTPPATPEAAGPPRCLGGGSPEPVLNGSSPVPAAGAGAAVEAEALVPSHDEQGRPIPEWKRQVMVRKLQLRMQEEEEQRRKEKEEEARLASMPAWRRDILRKKLEEEREQKRKEQEKLKREEEEKEKEQSEKLRTLGYDETKLAPWQRQIILKKGDIAKH from the exons aTGGCGCTGGAACGGGCGCTGCTGGCGGCGCGGCAGGGAGACGTGGAGGCGttgcgggggctgcgggcggccgggCTGCTgcggccggggctgcgggacgcCCTGGGCGCCTCCCCCGCACACCACGCCGCCCGGGCCGGCCGCCTCGCCGCGCTCCGGTACCTGGCGGCAGAGACCGCGCTCCGCGGGGACGCGCGGGCGCGCAACGGGGCCACACCAGCACACGACGCCGCCGCCACCGGCAACTTGGCCTGTCTCCAGTGGCTGCTCACGCAGGGGGGCTGCGGCGTGCAG GACACAGACAACTCCGGTGCCACCATCCTACACCTGGCAGCCCGCTTCGGTCACCATGAGGTGATTGACTGGCTCCTTCGCTTCGGGGGCAGCGACCCCACAGTGGCCACTGACACGGGAGCGCTGCCCGTCCACTACGCTGCGGCCAAAGGGGATTTTCCTTCCCTGCGACTCCTCTTGGGACACTGCCCAAG CACGCTGAGTGCCCAGACCAAGACAGGGGCCACCCCACTGTACCTCGCCTGCCAAGAGGGCCACCTGGAGATCATCCAGTACCTGGTGCAGGACTGCGGGGCTGACCCCCACGCGCGTGCCCACGACGGCATGACCCCGCTGCACGCCGCCGCCCAGATGGGCCACAACACCGTCATCGTCTGGCTG ATGAGCTTCACGACGGTGAGCCTGTCAGAGCGGGATGCCGAGGGGGCCACCGCCATGCACTTTGCCGCCAGCCGCGGCCACGCCAAGGTGCtaagctggctgctgctgcatggTGGGGAGATCACCACCGACAGCTGGGGTGGCACGCCGCTGCACGATGCCGCTGAGAACGGCGAGCTGGAG tgctgCCAGATCCTGGTGGTGAACGGCGCCGACCTCAGCATTCGTGACCAGGATGGCTACACAGCGGCTGACCTGGCCGACTACAATGGCCACAGCCACTGCGCCCAGTACCTGCGCACTGTGGAGAACATG AGTGTGGAGCACCGCGTGCTGTCGCGAGACCCCTCGGCGGATGGGGAGTGCCGGCAGCCCGACTCGGGCATGTCATCGCCCAACACCACAGCGTCAGTGCCCCAGGCACACTTCGAGGTGGGCTCCCCTGCCAGCACCCTCTCCAACTACGACTCCTGCCACTCCAGCCAGTCCAGCACCGGGGAGAAGAGGGGCGGCCCCCCAGGGGCCCCCGCCGCTCGTgagtgcggggctggggggcgtGGGGCGGGGG ACATGCAGGCCTACATGGACATGCTGAACCCTGAGATGCGGCCAcggggccgggggccggcaggCGAGGgccccccaccaccaccgcccCCCACCTTtcccccaccgccacccccaccccccgccacccggccacccccgccaccccccggCTACCCCGCACCCgcgccccccaccgccccccacaCCGCCGACATCTACGTGCGGGCCAAGAACAACCTGCGGCACGTGGAGACCCAGGCTCTGCACCAAGAG CTGGCATCgcgggagagcagccccgagggccTGCGCCGGGCCGACTCCACACGGCGGTCAAGGAACTTCGGCAAGCAGCCGAGCACCGGCGACTACTACAAGCACCTGGGGCACGGCGCGGCCGAGCAGCCCGGCCCCCGGCGAATGGCACACAGCGAGGAg GCATCACCCATCTCGGCCGATACCATGCGCAATGGGGAGAGCAAGCCTGGCGCCGAgctgccaccacctccaccacccccGCCACTGCCCGATGCTGCCTGCCCAccgcccccgccgccacccccacCAGCTGAgacccccgccggcccccgccgctcctcctcctccacgggAA GAGGAAAGGCGCTCAGGCAGATGAAGA GCACCAAGTCCTTCAACATGATGTCCCCCACCGGCGACAACTCGGAGCTGCTGGCTGAGATCAAGGCCGGGAAGAGCCTCAAGCCGACGCCGCAGAGCAAAGGTTTCACCACCATCTTCTCCGGCAGCGGCCAGGCAGGGGCCAAC GCAGAGTCACCGGCCTCCTCCCCGTCACCCACCAGGACGCCCACCCCGCCGGCCACCCCCGAGGCCGCCGGGCCGCCGCGCTGCCTGGGCGGGGGCTCGCCGGAGCCGGTGCTGAACGGGAGCTCGCCGGTgccggcggcgggcgccgggGCGGCGGTGGAGGCGGAGGCGCTGGTGCCGAGCCACGACGAGCAGGGCCGTCCCATCCCCGAGTGGAAGCGGCAGGTGATGGTGCGCAAGCTGCAGCTCCGcatgcaggaggaagaggagcagcgtCGCAAG gagaaggaggaggaggcgcgCCTGGCCAGCATGCCGGCCTGGAGGAGGGACATCCTGCGCaagaagctggaggaggagag GGAGCAGAAACG gaaagagcaggagaagctgaagcgggaggaggaggagaaggagaaggagcagtCGGAAAAGCTAAGGACTCTCGGGTACGATGAGACAAAGCTGGCGCCCTGGCAGCGGCAGATCATCCTCAAGAAGGGGGACATAGCCAAGCACTAG
- the ESPN gene encoding espin isoform X2, with protein sequence MALERALLAARQGDVEALRGLRAAGLLRPGLRDALGASPAHHAARAGRLAALRYLAAETALRGDARARNGATPAHDAAATGNLACLQWLLTQGGCGVQDTDNSGATILHLAARFGHHEVIDWLLRFGGSDPTVATDTGALPVHYAAAKGDFPSLRLLLGHCPSTLSAQTKTGATPLYLACQEGHLEIIQYLVQDCGADPHARAHDGMTPLHAAAQMGHNTVIVWLMSFTTVSLSERDAEGATAMHFAASRGHAKVLSWLLLHGGEITTDSWGGTPLHDAAENGELECCQILVVNGADLSIRDQDGYTAADLADYNGHSHCAQYLRTVENMSVEHRVLSRDPSADGECRQPDSGMSSPNTTASVPQAHFEVGSPASTLSNYDSCHSSQSSTGEKRGGPPGAPAARECGAGGRGAGDMQAYMDMLNPEMRPRGRGPAGEGPPPPPPPTFPPPPPPPPATRPPPPPPGYPAPAPPTAPHTADIYVRAKNNLRHVETQALHQELASRESSPEGLRRADSTRRSRNFGKQPSTGDYYKHLGHGAAEQPGPRRMAHSEEASPISADTMRNGESKPGAELPPPPPPPPLPDAACPPPPPPPPPAETPAGPRRSSSSTGSTKSFNMMSPTGDNSELLAEIKAGKSLKPTPQSKGFTTIFSGSGQAGANAESPASSPSPTRTPTPPATPEAAGPPRCLGGGSPEPVLNGSSPVPAAGAGAAVEAEALVPSHDEQGRPIPEWKRQVMVRKLQLRMQEEEEQRRKEKEEEARLASMPAWRRDILRKKLEEEREQKRKEQEKLKREEEEKEKEQSEKLRTLGYDETKLAPWQRQIILKKGDIAKH encoded by the exons aTGGCGCTGGAACGGGCGCTGCTGGCGGCGCGGCAGGGAGACGTGGAGGCGttgcgggggctgcgggcggccgggCTGCTgcggccggggctgcgggacgcCCTGGGCGCCTCCCCCGCACACCACGCCGCCCGGGCCGGCCGCCTCGCCGCGCTCCGGTACCTGGCGGCAGAGACCGCGCTCCGCGGGGACGCGCGGGCGCGCAACGGGGCCACACCAGCACACGACGCCGCCGCCACCGGCAACTTGGCCTGTCTCCAGTGGCTGCTCACGCAGGGGGGCTGCGGCGTGCAG GACACAGACAACTCCGGTGCCACCATCCTACACCTGGCAGCCCGCTTCGGTCACCATGAGGTGATTGACTGGCTCCTTCGCTTCGGGGGCAGCGACCCCACAGTGGCCACTGACACGGGAGCGCTGCCCGTCCACTACGCTGCGGCCAAAGGGGATTTTCCTTCCCTGCGACTCCTCTTGGGACACTGCCCAAG CACGCTGAGTGCCCAGACCAAGACAGGGGCCACCCCACTGTACCTCGCCTGCCAAGAGGGCCACCTGGAGATCATCCAGTACCTGGTGCAGGACTGCGGGGCTGACCCCCACGCGCGTGCCCACGACGGCATGACCCCGCTGCACGCCGCCGCCCAGATGGGCCACAACACCGTCATCGTCTGGCTG ATGAGCTTCACGACGGTGAGCCTGTCAGAGCGGGATGCCGAGGGGGCCACCGCCATGCACTTTGCCGCCAGCCGCGGCCACGCCAAGGTGCtaagctggctgctgctgcatggTGGGGAGATCACCACCGACAGCTGGGGTGGCACGCCGCTGCACGATGCCGCTGAGAACGGCGAGCTGGAG tgctgCCAGATCCTGGTGGTGAACGGCGCCGACCTCAGCATTCGTGACCAGGATGGCTACACAGCGGCTGACCTGGCCGACTACAATGGCCACAGCCACTGCGCCCAGTACCTGCGCACTGTGGAGAACATG AGTGTGGAGCACCGCGTGCTGTCGCGAGACCCCTCGGCGGATGGGGAGTGCCGGCAGCCCGACTCGGGCATGTCATCGCCCAACACCACAGCGTCAGTGCCCCAGGCACACTTCGAGGTGGGCTCCCCTGCCAGCACCCTCTCCAACTACGACTCCTGCCACTCCAGCCAGTCCAGCACCGGGGAGAAGAGGGGCGGCCCCCCAGGGGCCCCCGCCGCTCGTgagtgcggggctggggggcgtGGGGCGGGGG ACATGCAGGCCTACATGGACATGCTGAACCCTGAGATGCGGCCAcggggccgggggccggcaggCGAGGgccccccaccaccaccgcccCCCACCTTtcccccaccgccacccccaccccccgccacccggccacccccgccaccccccggCTACCCCGCACCCgcgccccccaccgccccccacaCCGCCGACATCTACGTGCGGGCCAAGAACAACCTGCGGCACGTGGAGACCCAGGCTCTGCACCAAGAG CTGGCATCgcgggagagcagccccgagggccTGCGCCGGGCCGACTCCACACGGCGGTCAAGGAACTTCGGCAAGCAGCCGAGCACCGGCGACTACTACAAGCACCTGGGGCACGGCGCGGCCGAGCAGCCCGGCCCCCGGCGAATGGCACACAGCGAGGAg GCATCACCCATCTCGGCCGATACCATGCGCAATGGGGAGAGCAAGCCTGGCGCCGAgctgccaccacctccaccacccccGCCACTGCCCGATGCTGCCTGCCCAccgcccccgccgccacccccacCAGCTGAgacccccgccggcccccgccgctcctcctcctccacgggAA GCACCAAGTCCTTCAACATGATGTCCCCCACCGGCGACAACTCGGAGCTGCTGGCTGAGATCAAGGCCGGGAAGAGCCTCAAGCCGACGCCGCAGAGCAAAGGTTTCACCACCATCTTCTCCGGCAGCGGCCAGGCAGGGGCCAAC GCAGAGTCACCGGCCTCCTCCCCGTCACCCACCAGGACGCCCACCCCGCCGGCCACCCCCGAGGCCGCCGGGCCGCCGCGCTGCCTGGGCGGGGGCTCGCCGGAGCCGGTGCTGAACGGGAGCTCGCCGGTgccggcggcgggcgccgggGCGGCGGTGGAGGCGGAGGCGCTGGTGCCGAGCCACGACGAGCAGGGCCGTCCCATCCCCGAGTGGAAGCGGCAGGTGATGGTGCGCAAGCTGCAGCTCCGcatgcaggaggaagaggagcagcgtCGCAAG gagaaggaggaggaggcgcgCCTGGCCAGCATGCCGGCCTGGAGGAGGGACATCCTGCGCaagaagctggaggaggagag GGAGCAGAAACG gaaagagcaggagaagctgaagcgggaggaggaggagaaggagaaggagcagtCGGAAAAGCTAAGGACTCTCGGGTACGATGAGACAAAGCTGGCGCCCTGGCAGCGGCAGATCATCCTCAAGAAGGGGGACATAGCCAAGCACTAG